One region of Gouania willdenowi chromosome 13, fGouWil2.1, whole genome shotgun sequence genomic DNA includes:
- the trip12 gene encoding E3 ubiquitin-protein ligase TRIP12, translating to MSNRPNSNPGGSLRRSQRNTAAAQPQDYTVAGRLQSEQANHKANSTSESRRPHSKAPKATTSSATCQPKGHSSKRSGLTLSVASFVLQDDLEAAGTSEQERPGQQSKGEGTRGLKRSEASDQISTFGPTPAKKLKSLQSSRDNTTETKRSPAKSKKRSLAPEPPAVSGRGQGKKSASTGAATVQKRKKADTLPSLSSTTLSLSTRTEGRTAKPTKLASKSAASAKAGCSNVTDSSSSASTSSSSSATGPSSATTQGARVKQGKDQTKARRSRSASSPSPRRSTRDKEQAKTASSSKFEWAARFNPKVNLPKPKLSLPGSSKTETSKPGPSGLQAKLASLRKSTKKRSESPPAELPSFRRSTRQKTTGSCASTSRRGSGLGKRGAGEARRQEKMADSDNNQDGANSSAARTDEASQGASASSSVAGAVGMTTSGESESDDSEMGRLQALLEARGLPPHLFGPLGPRMSQLFHRTIGSGASSKAQQLLQGLQATGDESQQLQAAIEMCQLLVMGNEETLGGFPVKSVVPALITLLQMEHNFDIMNHASRALTYMMEALPRSSAVVVDAIPVFLEKLQVIQFIDVAEQALTALEMLSRRHSKAILQAGGLADCLLYLEFFSINAQRNALAIAANCCQSITPDEFHFVADSLPLLTQRLTHQDKKSVESTCLCFARLVDNFQHEENLLQEVASRDLLTNIQQLLVVTPPVLSSGMFIMVVRMFSLMCSNCPCLAVQLMKQNIAETLRFLLCGASNGSCQEQIELVPRSPQELYELTSLICELMPCLPREGIFAVDLMLKKGSAQTTEGAIWQWRDDRGLWHPYNRIDSRIIETAHQNGEDEISLSTLGRVYTIDFNSMQQINEDTGTARGIQRKPNPLANPNTGSHQEVRREDARAQLMKEDPELAKCFIKTLFGVLYEVYSSSAGPAVRHKCLRAILRIIFFADAELLKDVLRNHAVSSHIASMLSSQDLKIVVGSLQMAEILMQKLPDVFSVYFRREGVMHQVKNLAESESFLVTSPPKACPSGTASLCTTTISTASTTSANNATPDLGSPSFQHSMDDSLDLSPQGRLSDVLKRKRLPKRGPRRPKYSPPRDDDKVDNQAKSPTSTQSPKSSFLASLNPKTWGKLGAQTNNANSEPSRTAGVSGLARAPPKDSISNNRDKIKAWIKEQASKFVERYFNSETVDGSNPALNVLQRLCTATEQLNLQVDGGMECLVEISNIVSESDVSSFEIQHSGLVKQLLLYLTSSADRDLLSRDVRLKRFLHIFAGCPVSGMEPVGRLDPTVNAPYLAMVHKMNSCLSQMEQFPVKVHDFPSGNGNGSRGSQALKFFNTHQLKCQLQRHPDCTNVKQWKGGPVKIDPLALVQAIERYLVVRGYGRIREEDEDSDDDGSDDEIDESLAAQFLNSGSVRHRLQFYIGDHLLPYNMTVYQAVRQYSLQAEEERESTDDEANPLGRAGIWTKTHTIWYKPVREDEDGSKDAVGGKRGRAQTAPTKTSPRNAKKQDELWHDGVCPSVINPLETYLTSEPPETITFDDPSLEVNLLLRVLHSISRYWFYLFENAACKEIIATSEFINSKLTAKANRQLQDPLVIMTGNIPTWLIELGKTCPFFFPFDTRQMLFYVTAFDRDRAMQRLLDTNPEINQSDSQDSRVAPRLDRKKRTINRDELLKQAESVMQDLGSSRAMLEIQYENEVGTGLGPTLEFYALVSQELQRADLGLWRGEEVTLANPKGNQESTKYMFSSRGLFAVPFGRTTKPAHIAKIKMKFRFLGKLMAKAIMDFRLLDLPLGLPFYKWMLRHEMSISSHDLVNIDPSVAKSIQHLEDIIRQKKRLEQDRSQTRETLQQALESLNMNGCSVEDLGLDFTLPGFPNIELKKGGKDVPVTIYNLEEYLRLVVYWTLNEGVSRQFESFREGFESVFPLHHLQYFYPEELDQLLCGSKSETWDVKTLMECCRPDHGYTHDSRAVRFLFEVLSSFDAEQQRLFLQFVTGSPRLPVGGFRSLNPPLTIVRKTFESTETPDDFLPSVMTCVNYLKLPDYSSIEIMREKLLIAAREGQQSFHLS from the exons ATGTCCAACCGGCCTAATTCCAATCCAGGGGGGTCACTGCGCCGTTCACAGAGGAACACTGCTGCGGCCCAGCCACAAGACTACACAGTAGCGGGAAG GTTGCAGTCAGAGCAGGCGAATCATAAAGCAAATTCCACATCTGAGAGTAGAAGACCTCATTCTAAGGCTCCCAAAGCCACAACCAGTTCAGCTACTTGTCAGCCCAAAGGGCACAGCTCCAAAAG AAGCGGTCTTACCCTGTCTGTGGCTTCATTTGTGTTGCAAGACGACTTAGAGGCTGCAGGAACCTCAGAACAAGAGCGACCAGGCCAACAGTCCAAAGGTGAAGGTACTCGTGGGCTAAAAAGAAGTGAAGCTTCAGACCAAATTAGCACTTTTGGACCGACCCCTGCCAAGAAGCTTAAATCCCTTCAGTCATCTCGAGATAATACCACAGAGACCAAAAGAAGTCCAGCTAAGTCCAAGAAGCGCTCGCTTGCTCCCGAACCGCCTGCCGTGTCAGGTCGGGGTCAGGGTAAGAAGAGTGCATCTACTGGGGCTGCAACTGTTCAGAAACGAAAGAAAGCGGACACTCTCCCCAGTCTCAGTAGCACCACTTTGTCCCTCTCCACTCGCACAGAGGGCAGAACTGCAAAACCCACCAAGCTGGCGTCTAAATCGGCGGCCTCAGCCAAAGCTGGGTGTAGCAACGTGAcagactcctcctcctctgcctccacctcttcctcttcttcagcCACAGGCCCTAGCAGTGCCACCACGCAGGGTGCTCGAGTCAAACAGGGAAAAGATCAAACCAAGGCACGCCGCTCTCGCTCCGCATCAAGTCCCTCCCCACGTCGTAGTACACGGGACAAGGAGCAGGCCAAAACTGCCAGCTCGTCAAAGTTTGAGTGGGCTGCACGCTTCAACCCCAAAGTCAACCTGCCAAAACCCAAACTGTCCTTGCCCGGATCCTCCAAAACTGAGACATCCAAACCTGGGCCATCAGGATTACAAGCTAAACTAGCAA GTTTAAGAAAGTCTACTAAAAAGCGCAGCGAGTCTCCTCCAGCAGAGCTCCCCAGTTTTCGGCGGAGCACACGCCAGAAGACCACGGGCTCCTGTGCCAGCACCAG tCGGCGGGGCTCAGGCCTGGGCAAGCGCGGGGCAGGTGAAGCTCGCCGACAGGAGAAAATGGCCgactcagacaacaaccaagaTGGGGCCAACTCATCAGCTGCTCGCACTGATGAGGCTTCACAAGGAGCTTCAG CTTCAAGCTCAGTTGCTGGTGCAGTGGGCATGACCACCTCTGGTGAAAGTGAGTCTGATGATTCTGAAATGGGAAGACttcaag CTCTCCTGGAGGCGAGAGGTCTCCCCCCACACCTCTTTGGGCCCCTGGGACCCCGCATGTCACAGCTGTTTCACAGGACCATTGGCAGTGGAGCCA GCTCTAAGGCCCAACAGCTACTGCAGGGCCTCCAGGCCACTGGTGACGAGTCTCAGCAGCTCCAAGCTGCAATTGAGATGTGCCAGCTGCTGGTGATGGGCAACGAGGAAACACTTGGTGGATTCCCAGTCAAGAGCGTGGTGCCTGCTCTC ATTACACTGTTGCAAATGGAGCATAACTTTGATATT ATGAATCATGCATCCCGCGCGCTCACCTACATGATGGAGGCTCTTCCTCGTTCTTCTGCTGTGGTGGTCGATGCGATTCCTGTCTTCCTGGAGAAG CTTCAGGTGATCCAGTTCATTGACGTAGCAGAGCAGGCCCTGACTGCCTTGGAGATGTTGTCAAGGCGACACAGCAAAGCCATTTTGCAGGCT GGTGGGCTCGCCGACTGCCTCCTTTATCTGGAGTTCTTCAGCATCAATGCTCAGAGGAATGCTTTGGCCATCGCAGCCAACTGCTGCCAGAGCATCACTCCAGATGAGTTTCACTTTGTTGCAGATTCTCTGCCACTGTTGACTCAAAGGCTCACTCACCAG gaTAAAAAGTCTGTCGAAAGCACTTGTCTCTGTTTTGCCAGATTGGTTGACAATTTTCAACATGAGGAG AACTTGCTGCAGGAGGTTGCATCACGAGACCTGTTGACCAACATTCAACAGCTGCTAGTGGTGACCCCTCCTGTCCTGAGCTCGGGGATGTTCATCATGGTTGTGCGAATGTTTTCGCTGATGTGCTCAAACTGCCCATGCCTGGCAGTCCAGCTGATGAAACAGA ACATTGCAGAAACTCTGCGTTTCCTCTTGTGTGGTGCATCTAATGGAAGCTGCCAGGAGCAGATTGAACTTGTACCACGGAGCCCCCAGGAGCTCTATGAGTTGACCTCACTCATATG TGAGTTGATGCCCTGCCTGCCCAGAGAAGGTATCTTTGCAGTTGATCTAATGCTAAAAAAGGGGAGTGCCCAAACAACTGAGGGAGCGATCTGGCAGTGGAGAGATGACCGGGGACTTTGGCATCCTTACAATCGCATTGACAGTCGCATTATTGAG ACAGCACACCAGAATGGGGAAGATGAGATCAGCTTATCAACATTGGGTCGTGTGTACACAATTGACTTCAACTCTATGCAGCAGATCAATGAAGACACAGGAACAGCACGTGGCATTCAGAGGAAGCCAAATCCTCTAGCCAATCCCAACACCG GGAGTCACCAAGAGGTCCGCAGAGAAGATGCCCGAGCCCAGCTAATGAAGGAGGACCCTGAGCTTGCCAAGTGCTTCATTAAAACTCTGTTTGGGGTTTTGTATGAAGTGTACAGCTCCTCTGCAGGCCCTGCTGTCAGACACAAGTGCCTTAGAGCCATCCTCAGGATCATCTTCTTTGCTGATGCAGAGCTGCTTAAGGATGTGCTAAGGAACCATGCTGTGTCCAG TCACATTGCCTCTATGCTATCCAGTCAAGATTTGAAGATTGTAGTGGGCTCTCTGCAGATGGCTGAGATTCTAATGCAGAAGCTGCCGGATGTCTTCAGTGTTTATTTCAGAAGAGAAG GTGTAATGCATCAGGTGAAGAACCTGGCAGAGTCTGAGAGCTTTTTAGTTACCAGTCCACCCAAGGCTTGCCCTAGTGGAACTGCTAGCCTCTGCACTACCACCATCAGCACTGCATCCACCACTTCTGCTAATAATGCAACTCCTGACCTGGGCTCTCCCAGCTTCCAGCACAGCATGGATGACTCACTAGACCTCAGCCCACAAGG gcGATTAAGTGATGTCCTGAAGAGGAAGCGGTTACCTAAAAGAGGGCCTAGAAGGCCCAAATACTCTCCCCCAAGAGATGATGATAAAGTAGACAATCAGG ctAAGAGCCCTACCAGCACCCAGTCACCCAAATCATCCTTTTTGGCCAGTCTCAATCCTAAAACCTGGGGAAAGCTGGGTGCTCAGACCAACAATGCCAACTCAGAACCCTCACGCACAGCGGGGGTCAGTGGCTTGGCCAGAGCTCCTCCGAAAGACTCCATCTCAAATAACAG AGACAAAATCAAAGCTTGGATTAAAGAGCAAGCCAGTAAGTTTGTGGAGCGCTACTTCAACTCTGAAACTGTGGATGGCAGCAACCCTGCACTGAATGTTCTACAGAGACTTTGCACAGCCACCGAGCAGCTCAACCTGCAG GTGGATGGAGGTATGGAGTGCCTGGTGGAGATCTCCAATATTGTTTCTGAATCGGACGTGTCGTCCTTTGAGATTCAGCACAGTGGGCTGGTGAAGCAGCTCCTGCTCTATCTGACTTCCAGTGCGGACAGAGACTTATTGAGTCGGGACGTGCGACTCAAAAGGTTCCTCCATATCTTTGCTGGCTGCCCG GTTTCAGGAATGGAGCCAGTAGGTCGTCTTGACCCAACAGTGAATGCACCTTACCTGGCCAtggtacacaaaatgaacagcTGTCTGAGCCAAATGGAACAGTTTCCGGTCAAGGTTCATGACTTCCCCAGTGGCAACGGCAATGGCAGCAG AGGTTCTCAGGCACTGAAGTTCTTCAACACACATCAGCTTAAGTGTCAGCTACAGCGACACCCAGATTGCACTAATGTTAAACAGTGGAAAGGTGGCCCCGTGAAGATTGACCCCCTGGCCCTGGTGCAAGCCATCGAGAGATATCTAGTGGTCAGAG GCTATGGACGAATCAGGGAGGAAGATGAAGACAGTGATGATGACGGTTCAGATGATGAAATAGACGAATCATTG GCGGCACAGTTCCTGAATTCTGGCAGCGTGCGTCACAGACTACAGTTCTACATTGGTGACCACTTGCTGCCGTACAACATGACCGTTTACCAGGCTGTGCGACAGTACAGTCTGCAGGCTGAAGAAGAAAGGGAGTCGACGGACGATGAAGCAAACCCACTCGGGCGAGCTGGCATCTGGACCAAAACGCACACGATATG gtataaGCCAGTGAGAGAGGATGAGGATGGCAGCAAAGATGCCGTGGGTGGAAAAAGGGGCCGAGCCCAAACCGCTCCCACCAAAACCTCCCCTCGTAACGCCAAGAAGCAAGATGAGCTGTGGCATG ATGGTGTTTGTCCCAGCGTTATCAATCCCTTAGAGACATACCTCACTTCGGAGCCACCAGAGACCATCACTTTTGATGACCCGTCTTTAGAGGTCAACCTGCTGTTAAGGGTCCTGCACTCCATCAGTAGATACTGGTTCTACTTGTTTGAA AATGCTGCTTGTAAGGAAATCATTGCTACCAGTGAGTTTATTAACAGTAAGCTGACAGCCAAAGCCAACCGTCAGCTACAAGACCCTCTGGTCATCATGACTGGAAACATCCCCACTTGGCTCATTGAGCTTGGAAAAACCTG CCCCTTCTTTTTCCCCTTCGACACCCGGCAGATGTTGTTCTACGTTACTGCCTTTGATCGCGACAGAGCCATGCAACGCCTGCTGGACACAAATCCCGAAATTAACCAATCAGATTCCCAGGACAGCAGGGTGGCACCGCGTCTAGACAGAAAGAAG AGGACGATAAATCGCGATGAGCTCCTGAAACAGGCTGAGTCTGTAATGCAGGATCTGGGCAGTTCAAGAGCAATGCTAGAGATTCAGTATGAGAATGAG GTGGGCACAGGCCTCGGGCCCACTCTGGAGTTCTATGCTCTGGTGTCTCAGGAGCTTCAGCGGGCTGATCTGGGCCTTTGGAGAGGAGAAGAGGTTACTTTGGCCAATCCCAAAg GAAACCAGGAGAGCACTAAGTACATGTTCAGCTCAAGGGGACTGTTTGCTGTTCCTTTTGGGAGGACAACCAAACCAGCACACATagccaaaatcaaaatgaaGTTCCGTTTCTTAGGAAAGCTCATGGCCAAAGCCATCATGGACTTCAGACTG CTGGACCTGCCCTTGGGGCTGCCATTCTACAAGTGGATGCTGAGGCATGAGATGTCGATAAGCTCCCACGACCTGGTGAACATTGATCCCAGTGTTGCCAAGTCTATCCAGCACCTGGAGGACATCATCCGCCAGAAGAAGAGGCTGGAACAGGATCGCTCCCAG ACAAGAGAGACACTACAGCAGGCCCTGGAGAGCCTGAATATGAATGGCTGCTCAGTGGAAGACTTGGGTTTAGACTTCACCCTGCCAGGATTCCCAAACATTGAGCTGAAGAAGGGCGGTAAAGACGTCCCAGTCACGATCTACAACCTGGAGGAGTACCTCAGG CTGGTGGTGTACTGGACTCTAAATGAAGGAGTTTCAAGACAATTTGAGTCATTTCGGGAAGGGTTTGAGTCCGTCTTCCCTTTGCATCACTTGCAGTATTTCTACCCAGAGGAG CTCGACCAGTTGCTGTGTGGCAGTAAGTCTGAGACATGGGACGTGAAGACGTTGATGGAGTGCTGTCGACCAGACCACGGATACACGCATGACAG tcgtGCAGTTCGCTTCCTGTTCGAAGTATTGAGTAGCTTTGATGCTGAACAGCAGAGACTCTTTCTGCAGTTTGTCACTGGAAGCCCAAGGCTGCCCGTTGGAG GTTTTCGGAGCCTGAACCCCCCTCTGACGATTGTAAGAAAAACATTTGAGTCGACAGAGACCCCGGACGACTTCCTCCCCTCGGTCATGACCTGCGTgaactacctgaagctgcctgACTATTCCAGCATAGAGATCATGCGAGAGAAACTGTTGATTGCGGCTCGTGAGGGCCAGCAGTCGTTCCACCTTTCCTGA